A single genomic interval of Nycticebus coucang isolate mNycCou1 chromosome 21, mNycCou1.pri, whole genome shotgun sequence harbors:
- the ID1 gene encoding DNA-binding protein inhibitor ID-1 produces MKVASGSATAAAGPSCALKAGKTAGGAGEVVRCLSEQSVAISRCAGGAGARLPALLDEQQVNVLLYDMNGCYSRLKELVPTLPQNRKVSKVEILQHVIDYIRDLQLELNSESEVGTPAGRGLPVRAPLSTLNGEISALAAEAACVPADDRILCR; encoded by the exons ATGAAGGTCGCCAGTGGCAGCGCCACGGCCGCCGCGGGCCCCAGCTGTGCGCTGAAGGCGGGAAAGACTGCAGGCGGTGCGGGCGAGGTTGTACGCTGTCTGTCGGAGCAGAGCGTGGCCATCTCGCGCTGCGCGGGCGGCGCCGGGGCACGTCTGCCAGCTCTGCTGGACGAGCAGCAGGTGAACGTGTTGCTCTACGACATGAACGGCTGCTACTCACGCCTCAAGGAGTTGGTGCCCACCTTGCCCCAGAACCGCAAGGTGAGCAAGGTGGAGATCCTCCAGCACGTTATCGACTACATCAGAGACCTACAGTTGGAACTGAACTCGGAATCCGAAGTCGGTACCCCAGCTGGCCGTGGGCTGCCGGTCCGGGCTCCGCTCAGCACCCTCAACGGCGAGATCAGCGCCCTGGCGGCCGAG GCCGCTTGTGTTCCAGCGGATGATCGCATCTTGTGTCGCTGA